One region of Cyanobium sp. M30B3 genomic DNA includes:
- a CDS encoding DUF4090 family protein encodes MAIAGPDGVDAAIQAGLDLDGTPIPAEMLALYNEVMELESQRARSGVKKSMRNRIVKTGSKHFDQATLDARLAQAGWEGLKDKEIAFFYG; translated from the coding sequence ATGGCAATCGCAGGCCCCGACGGCGTGGATGCGGCCATCCAGGCCGGCCTCGATCTCGACGGCACCCCGATCCCAGCGGAGATGCTCGCCCTCTACAACGAGGTGATGGAACTGGAGAGCCAGCGGGCCCGCAGCGGCGTGAAGAAGTCGATGCGCAACCGCATCGTCAAGACCGGCTCCAAGCATTTCGACCAGGCCACCCTCGACGCCCGGCTGGCCCAGGCCGGCTGGGAGGGTCTCAAGGACAAGGAGATCGCCTTCTTCTACGGCTGA
- a CDS encoding DUF2237 domain-containing protein, whose product MTTTPASQAAASPETLNVLGEPLELCSCEPLTGWFRDGSCRTNAADLGRHTVCCEVTEAFLSYSLAQGNDLSTPAPAYGFPGLKPGDHWCVCAPRWLEAYEDGMAPPVRLAATEQGTLEVIPLELLQRHAV is encoded by the coding sequence ATGACAACCACTCCCGCGTCCCAGGCCGCCGCCAGTCCAGAAACGCTCAACGTGCTGGGGGAACCCCTGGAGCTCTGCAGCTGCGAACCCCTCACCGGCTGGTTCCGCGACGGCAGCTGCCGCACGAATGCCGCCGACCTCGGTCGCCATACCGTGTGCTGTGAGGTCACCGAGGCCTTCCTGAGCTACAGCCTGGCCCAGGGCAACGACCTCAGCACCCCCGCTCCCGCCTATGGCTTTCCCGGCCTCAAACCCGGCGACCACTGGTGCGTGTGCGCACCCCGCTGGCTGGAGGCCTACGAGGACGGCATGGCCCCGCCGGTGCGATTGGCAGCCACCGAACAGGGCACCCTGGAGGTGATCCCGCTGGAACTGCTGCAGCGGCACGCCGTCTGA
- a CDS encoding SDR family NAD(P)-dependent oxidoreductase, giving the protein MNEGTALERWQGRALVVGCGGIGAALVRALEQRAPGLERLATRRLDGAADGLPARLLQLDLTCERSLAELRANLAQGPPLRLVINTAGLLQGEGIAPEKRLAQVNRAALRTSFELNAFGPLLLAQALEPLVPKDLPCHFASLSARVGSIGDNRSGGWYAYRAAKAAQNQLLHTLALEWRRRLPLMCVSLLHPGTTATPLSRPFQANVPAGQLFSPERAAGQLLDVLSGLGPDQSGGFWAWDGQPIPW; this is encoded by the coding sequence ATGAACGAGGGGACGGCGCTGGAGCGGTGGCAGGGGCGGGCCCTGGTGGTGGGCTGCGGCGGCATCGGCGCGGCCCTGGTGCGGGCCCTGGAGCAGCGGGCACCGGGGCTGGAGCGGCTGGCGACCCGGCGCTTGGACGGGGCCGCCGATGGGCTGCCGGCGCGGCTGTTGCAGCTGGATCTCACCTGCGAGCGCAGCCTGGCGGAGCTGCGCGCCAACCTGGCGCAGGGCCCGCCGTTGCGGCTGGTGATCAACACCGCCGGGCTGCTGCAGGGGGAGGGCATCGCCCCGGAGAAGCGCCTGGCCCAGGTGAACCGGGCCGCCCTGCGCACCAGCTTCGAGCTGAACGCCTTTGGCCCGCTGCTGCTGGCCCAGGCCCTCGAACCCCTCGTCCCGAAGGATCTCCCCTGTCACTTCGCCAGCCTGTCGGCACGGGTGGGCAGCATCGGCGACAACCGCTCCGGTGGCTGGTACGCCTACCGGGCCGCCAAGGCCGCGCAGAATCAGTTGCTGCACACCCTGGCCCTGGAGTGGCGGCGGCGCCTGCCCCTGATGTGTGTGAGCCTGCTGCACCCAGGCACCACGGCCACTCCCCTCTCCAGGCCGTTTCAGGCCAACGTGCCTGCGGGGCAGCTGTTCAGTCCCGAGCGGGCGGCAGGGCAACTGCTGGATGTGTTGAGCGGGCTGGGGCCGGATCAGAGCGGTGGCTTCTGGGCCTGGGACGGCCAGCCGATTCCGTGGTGA
- a CDS encoding NAD(P)H-dependent glycerol-3-phosphate dehydrogenase, with amino-acid sequence MSLRIALIGRGAWGSTLEGIWRAQGHQLRSWSRRDGGDPLPLLQRCDLVVVAVAMVAVEPLARRLASAIPPELPLLSCSKGIDLDRLLTATGLWSRHLTNPFAVLSGPNLAAELAQGLPAASVIASADQRLAERLQAELHAPNLRLYTNSDPLGTELAGALKNVMALAAGLCDGLQLGANARASLLTRGLAEMGVVLEGLGGCRSTLYGLAGLGDLLATATSSLSRNYRCGLLLAQGQGAEQAAATIGATVEGLVTARAAVALARREHWSLPICEQVVAVIAGQASAEHAARALMGRGLKPEDAPPAVPHQR; translated from the coding sequence ATGTCCCTGCGGATCGCCCTGATCGGCCGTGGAGCCTGGGGCAGCACCCTGGAGGGGATCTGGAGAGCCCAGGGCCACCAGCTGCGCAGCTGGTCGCGGCGGGATGGCGGTGATCCGCTGCCGTTGCTGCAGCGCTGCGACCTGGTGGTGGTGGCCGTGGCGATGGTCGCGGTGGAGCCCCTGGCCCGGCGCCTGGCCTCCGCCATCCCGCCGGAGCTGCCGCTGCTGAGCTGCAGCAAGGGCATCGACCTCGATCGCCTGCTCACCGCCACCGGGCTCTGGAGCCGCCACCTCACCAATCCCTTCGCCGTGCTCAGCGGTCCCAACCTGGCGGCGGAGCTGGCCCAGGGTCTGCCGGCCGCCAGCGTGATCGCCAGCGCCGATCAGCGGCTGGCGGAGCGGCTGCAGGCCGAACTCCACGCCCCCAACCTGCGTCTCTATACCAACAGCGACCCCCTGGGCACCGAACTGGCCGGTGCCCTCAAGAACGTGATGGCCCTGGCGGCGGGGCTCTGCGACGGTCTGCAGCTCGGCGCCAATGCCCGGGCCTCCCTGCTCACCCGCGGGCTGGCCGAGATGGGGGTGGTGCTGGAGGGGCTGGGCGGTTGCCGCTCCACCCTCTATGGCCTGGCCGGACTGGGGGATCTGCTGGCCACCGCCACCAGCAGCCTCAGCCGCAACTACCGCTGCGGCCTGCTGCTGGCCCAGGGCCAGGGCGCCGAGCAGGCCGCCGCCACCATCGGTGCCACCGTGGAGGGACTGGTCACCGCCCGGGCGGCGGTGGCCCTGGCGCGGCGGGAGCACTGGTCGCTGCCGATCTGTGAGCAGGTGGTGGCCGTGATCGCGGGCCAGGCCAGTGCCGAGCATGCGGCCCGGGCCCTGATGGGCCGCGGGCTCAAGCCCGAGGATGCCCCCCCAGCCGTGCCACACCAGCGATGA
- a CDS encoding PhzF family phenazine biosynthesis protein, which yields MTPERSLSCPAVLVEAFSARACGGNGAAVVLLEQPLAAPAMQAIARSLNQSETAFLLRHGSEWLLRWFTPTCEVPLCGHATLAATLALGHWGLLGPGEATSLHSRSGPLAVELLPEPGAAAIVLPSSPLTPATPSPELLAYLQQQLGSAPERFWQSALGYRVVLLPPQAPLESVPLPAQSLPAEARPGLVLMQRIGADGAATAQLPLVLAEPCDYQLRFLAPGLGIDEDPVTGSAHALVAPWWQEQLGRSRVRGWQCSDRPGGMVCEAVSSGMIRLIGAGHLLWDGTLQPGCPALCAWDELLSPAS from the coding sequence ATGACGCCGGAGCGATCCCTGTCCTGTCCCGCCGTGCTGGTGGAGGCCTTCAGCGCCAGGGCCTGCGGCGGCAACGGCGCCGCCGTGGTGCTGCTGGAGCAGCCACTGGCGGCGCCGGCGATGCAGGCGATCGCCCGCAGTCTCAACCAGTCGGAAACGGCCTTTCTGCTGCGCCACGGCAGCGAGTGGCTGCTGCGCTGGTTCACGCCAACCTGTGAAGTGCCCCTCTGCGGCCACGCCACCCTGGCGGCCACGCTGGCCCTGGGTCACTGGGGTCTGCTCGGGCCCGGCGAAGCCACCAGCCTGCACAGCCGCAGCGGCCCCCTGGCCGTGGAGCTCCTGCCCGAGCCTGGCGCGGCCGCGATCGTTCTGCCCAGCAGCCCGCTCACCCCGGCCACGCCCTCCCCCGAGCTGTTGGCCTACCTCCAGCAGCAGCTGGGCTCGGCACCCGAGCGCTTCTGGCAGTCGGCCCTGGGCTACCGGGTGGTGCTGCTGCCGCCCCAGGCCCCCCTCGAGTCCGTCCCCTTACCGGCCCAGAGCCTGCCGGCCGAGGCCAGGCCCGGGCTGGTGCTGATGCAGCGGATCGGGGCCGATGGCGCCGCCACGGCGCAGCTGCCCCTAGTGCTGGCTGAGCCCTGCGACTACCAGCTGCGCTTCCTGGCGCCGGGCCTGGGCATTGACGAAGATCCAGTCACTGGCTCGGCCCATGCCCTGGTGGCCCCCTGGTGGCAGGAGCAGCTGGGCCGCTCCCGGGTGCGCGGCTGGCAATGTTCAGACCGTCCTGGGGGGATGGTGTGTGAGGCGGTTTCTTCCGGCATGATCCGCCTGATCGGAGCCGGTCATCTCCTGTGGGACGGAACCTTGCAACCTGGCTGCCCCGCGCTCTGCGCCTGGGACGAGCTGCTGAGCCCCGCCAGCTGA
- a CDS encoding SpoIID/LytB domain-containing protein, which translates to MGFAAQGLLPRPHAISHGALLDTLMEVPPSSAMDTAMASDQLRQLQAQRGQPVPEAAAAAPAGQATALVEPAAAAPVDLEIRVALLAAGEAPRLSANGPWQLVSQQGAALQQGGPGEPVQLAGLWAAGPEAWLQTSGSAVQVNGSPYAGRLRLIRDGSGLRVINHLSLERYITSVVGAEMPSSWSMEALRAQAVAARSYALAHMARPANPHWHLGDTTRWQAYRGLASVNGRTQEAVASTAGLILSYQGAIVESLYAATTQITIEAHGHLGASMSQHGAQELAQRGYTYNQILGHYYQGASLARLKAGGAG; encoded by the coding sequence ATGGGTTTTGCGGCCCAGGGGCTGTTGCCCCGCCCCCACGCCATCAGCCACGGCGCCCTGTTGGACACCCTGATGGAGGTGCCCCCCAGCAGCGCGATGGACACCGCCATGGCCAGCGACCAGCTGCGCCAGCTCCAGGCCCAGCGCGGCCAGCCCGTGCCGGAGGCCGCCGCCGCCGCCCCGGCCGGGCAGGCCACCGCCCTCGTGGAGCCGGCGGCGGCCGCACCGGTGGACCTGGAAATCCGGGTGGCCCTGCTCGCTGCCGGCGAGGCTCCCCGTCTTTCGGCCAACGGACCCTGGCAGCTGGTGAGCCAGCAGGGCGCCGCGCTCCAGCAGGGTGGACCGGGTGAGCCGGTGCAGCTGGCGGGCCTCTGGGCCGCCGGACCCGAGGCCTGGCTGCAGACCAGCGGCTCCGCCGTGCAGGTGAACGGGTCGCCCTATGCCGGTCGGTTGCGCCTGATCCGCGACGGCTCCGGCCTGCGGGTGATCAATCACCTGAGCCTGGAGCGCTACATCACCTCCGTGGTGGGCGCCGAGATGCCCAGCAGCTGGTCGATGGAGGCGCTGCGCGCCCAGGCTGTGGCGGCCCGCTCCTACGCCCTGGCCCACATGGCCCGTCCCGCCAACCCCCACTGGCACCTGGGGGACACCACCCGCTGGCAGGCCTACCGCGGGCTGGCCAGTGTCAACGGGCGCACCCAGGAGGCGGTCGCCAGCACCGCCGGGCTGATCCTCAGCTACCAGGGAGCCATCGTCGAGAGCCTTTACGCCGCCACCACCCAGATCACGATCGAGGCCCATGGCCATCTGGGCGCCAGCATGAGCCAGCACGGAGCGCAGGAGCTGGCCCAGCGGGGCTACACCTACAACCAGATCCTCGGCCACTACTACCAGGGGGCGTCCCTGGCACGCCTGAAGGCCGGTGGGGCGGGCTGA
- a CDS encoding ATP adenylyltransferase: MGRAERLWQAGLQRSEQARAEQALVPLATDLLSLPGAEPFVLRRLLSDTPKHLRTSGPRPNPFLPWDPHLEVSRLGPSHVVLLNKYPVQPGHLLLITQHWQPQAGWLGASDWRAVAEMDSDTGGLWFFNSCAAAGASQPHRHLQLLPRPAGTASCPLAQPILEQLDQRRPAWPWQYAISRREPGAGDVSPTALALELQRHYLEHALQLELGDPRHDPQPRHPYNLLFTDQWFLSVRRRREHCAGFSVNALGFAGYLLATEVSDLHWLRQQGPWQLLRAVAAPAPGA; the protein is encoded by the coding sequence GTGGGGCGGGCTGAGCGGCTCTGGCAGGCCGGACTCCAGCGCTCCGAGCAGGCCCGGGCGGAGCAGGCCCTGGTCCCCCTGGCCACCGATCTCCTCAGCCTGCCAGGGGCTGAACCCTTTGTGTTGCGTCGCCTGCTGAGTGACACCCCCAAGCACCTGCGCACCAGCGGTCCGCGGCCCAACCCCTTCCTGCCCTGGGATCCGCACCTGGAGGTGAGCCGGCTGGGACCCAGCCATGTGGTGCTGCTCAACAAGTACCCGGTGCAGCCTGGCCATCTGCTGCTGATCACCCAGCACTGGCAGCCCCAGGCCGGCTGGCTGGGGGCCAGCGACTGGCGGGCCGTGGCCGAGATGGACAGCGACACCGGCGGTCTGTGGTTCTTCAACAGCTGTGCCGCCGCCGGCGCCAGCCAGCCCCACCGCCACCTGCAGCTGTTGCCCCGGCCAGCTGGCACCGCCAGTTGCCCCCTGGCGCAGCCCATCCTCGAGCAGCTGGACCAGCGCCGGCCCGCCTGGCCCTGGCAGTACGCCATCAGTCGGCGTGAGCCAGGGGCGGGGGATGTCAGCCCCACCGCCCTGGCCCTGGAGCTGCAACGGCACTACCTGGAGCATGCCCTCCAGCTTGAGCTCGGGGATCCCCGCCACGATCCCCAGCCTCGCCATCCCTACAACCTGCTGTTCACCGACCAGTGGTTTCTCAGCGTGCGTCGCCGCAGGGAACATTGCGCCGGCTTCAGCGTCAATGCCCTCGGTTTCGCCGGCTACCTGCTGGCCACGGAGGTCTCTGATCTCCACTGGCTGCGGCAGCAGGGTCCGTGGCAGCTGCTGCGCGCCGTGGCCGCCCCGGCTCCCGGCGCCTGA
- a CDS encoding sigma-70 family RNA polymerase sigma factor: MSSTVITPAAPRPSGRQRRLPRPLQRRNARIEQYQQLVRPIALHYHLRCAEPLEDLVQVGLLGLLRAAELYCRQRQTPFDAFARPHIRGAILHYLRDTAPAVRLPRRLAEQHQQLAQLRRRSVEPASPEQLREAMGLSPVQWQRLLDSTPHRRTVSLDQLLLDPEGADRLELGGSSSAAVQPPGQGDVQGLLSQLESSQRAVLERVVLAGWSYRRTGEALQISPMTVQRRLHSGLARLHQLLRPGVPGVCVASAAPGC; this comes from the coding sequence ATGTCCAGCACCGTCATCACACCAGCCGCCCCCCGACCCAGCGGCCGCCAGCGCCGTCTGCCGCGCCCCCTGCAACGGCGCAATGCCCGCATCGAGCAGTATCAGCAGCTGGTTCGCCCGATTGCCCTGCACTATCACCTGCGCTGTGCCGAACCCCTCGAGGATCTCGTCCAGGTGGGCCTGCTCGGGTTGCTGCGGGCCGCAGAGCTCTACTGCCGCCAGCGCCAGACCCCCTTCGACGCCTTTGCCCGCCCCCATATCCGTGGTGCGATCCTCCACTACCTGCGGGACACCGCGCCGGCGGTGCGGCTGCCCCGCAGACTGGCGGAGCAGCACCAGCAGCTCGCCCAGCTGCGGCGGCGGTCGGTTGAGCCGGCATCGCCTGAACAGCTGCGTGAGGCCATGGGACTCAGCCCCGTGCAGTGGCAGAGGCTGCTGGACAGCACGCCCCATCGACGCACTGTCAGCCTGGACCAGCTGCTGCTGGACCCGGAAGGGGCCGACAGGCTCGAACTGGGCGGGAGCTCCAGTGCAGCGGTACAGCCGCCGGGCCAGGGCGATGTTCAGGGCCTGCTCAGTCAGCTGGAGAGCAGCCAGCGGGCGGTGCTGGAGCGGGTGGTGCTGGCCGGCTGGAGCTACCGGCGAACCGGAGAGGCCCTGCAGATCAGCCCGATGACGGTGCAACGCCGGCTGCACAGCGGCCTGGCCCGCCTGCACCAGCTGCTCAGGCCTGGGGTTCCTGGGG